Proteins co-encoded in one Bradyrhizobium sp. 170 genomic window:
- a CDS encoding CpaD family pilus assembly protein — translation MTTRIPLHRGKTLHMLGALLGLSAALGACTPQTTEIVTASVSDDYRHRHPIAVTEANRSIVVFVGHARGGLSGSQRTDVMGLAQTWVREGTGAVIADVPIDTPNARAAAASFREIQSVLMAGGVPSRAITMRHYRPDDPRTLPTIRLSYPKITAVAGPCGLWPQDLGPNIDNVAYNENRSYHNFGCATQRNLAAMIDNPADLEQPRPESPAYTSRRNIAFDKYRKGLPTTTTYPEAEKAKLSDTGK, via the coding sequence ATGACAACGAGAATTCCGCTCCATCGCGGCAAGACCTTGCACATGCTTGGCGCCCTGCTCGGCCTTTCGGCCGCGCTCGGTGCCTGCACGCCGCAGACCACGGAAATCGTGACCGCCAGTGTGTCCGATGATTACCGCCACCGTCATCCGATCGCGGTGACCGAAGCCAACCGCTCGATCGTGGTGTTCGTCGGTCATGCCCGCGGCGGCCTCTCCGGGTCGCAACGCACCGACGTCATGGGCCTGGCGCAGACCTGGGTGCGTGAAGGCACCGGCGCTGTTATCGCCGATGTCCCGATCGACACGCCGAATGCGCGCGCGGCCGCGGCATCGTTCCGGGAAATCCAGTCGGTGCTGATGGCGGGCGGCGTGCCCTCGCGCGCCATCACGATGCGTCACTACCGGCCCGACGATCCCCGTACGCTGCCGACGATCCGGCTCAGCTATCCGAAGATTACGGCCGTGGCGGGACCTTGCGGCCTGTGGCCGCAAGACCTCGGGCCGAATATCGACAACGTCGCCTACAACGAAAATCGCTCCTATCACAATTTCGGCTGCGCTACCCAGCGCAACCTTGCCGCGATGATCGACAATCCGGCCGATCTCGAACAGCCGCGTCCGGAGAGCCCCGCCTATACGTCGCGGCGCAATATCGCCTTTGACAAGTACCGCAAGGGCCTTCCGACAACGACCACCTATCCCGAAGCCGAAAAGGCCAAACTCAGCGATACAGGCAAATGA
- a CDS encoding type II and III secretion system protein family protein: MKFWEYQSAMRTVAARTLLLSAVAALTLGPLLPVFAAESDKDPVTTSAIGPVKMRFLSLGIGKSVVVDLPRDVKDVLVADPKIANAVVRSSQRAYIIGGAVGQTNVVFFDADGQQVASYDIAVKRDLNGVRAALRQSMPGIQIDGVGDSVMLTGSVSSPVEAQQAGEIAARLVGGAEKVVNSIVVRGRDQVMLKVNVSEVRRDIVKQMGVDLSASMNYGTAVVNFNNNNPFTAFGRSLVSSNGLAASSVLKGLPTVTATMRAMESAGVVKTLAEPNLTAISGESATFIAGGEFPVPAGYSCDPTTHVCTTSIQYKKFGISLNFTPVVLTEGRISLRVMTEVSELSNDNAITLNQAGNSLTVPSIKTRRAETTLEIPSGGSMAMAGLIQEQTKQAINGLPGLDQLPVLGALFRSQDFVNNQTELMVLVTPYVVRAVAQKELSRPDDGFAPASDSQSTLLGRINRIYGLAARVDPVGGIQSNFGFIID, encoded by the coding sequence ATGAAGTTTTGGGAATATCAGTCAGCGATGCGGACCGTAGCGGCGCGCACCCTGTTATTGTCGGCCGTCGCCGCGCTGACGCTTGGTCCGCTGCTGCCGGTTTTCGCAGCCGAGTCCGACAAGGATCCCGTGACGACCTCCGCCATCGGCCCGGTCAAGATGCGCTTCCTGTCGCTCGGCATCGGCAAGTCCGTGGTCGTCGACCTGCCACGCGACGTGAAGGATGTGCTGGTCGCCGATCCGAAGATCGCCAATGCCGTCGTTCGTTCCTCGCAACGCGCCTATATCATCGGCGGCGCAGTCGGCCAGACCAACGTCGTGTTCTTCGACGCCGACGGCCAGCAGGTTGCTTCCTACGACATCGCGGTCAAGCGTGACCTCAACGGCGTACGCGCCGCGCTGCGGCAGTCGATGCCGGGCATCCAGATCGATGGCGTCGGCGACAGCGTGATGCTGACCGGCTCGGTGTCGAGCCCGGTCGAAGCCCAGCAGGCCGGCGAGATCGCCGCGCGGCTGGTCGGCGGGGCCGAGAAGGTCGTCAATTCGATCGTGGTTCGCGGCCGCGACCAGGTGATGCTGAAGGTCAATGTCTCGGAAGTGCGACGCGACATCGTCAAGCAGATGGGCGTCGATCTCTCAGCCAGCATGAATTACGGCACGGCGGTCGTGAACTTCAACAACAACAACCCGTTCACGGCCTTCGGTCGCTCGCTGGTGTCCAGCAACGGCCTGGCTGCCTCGAGCGTCCTCAAGGGGCTGCCGACAGTCACCGCGACGATGCGGGCGATGGAGAGCGCCGGCGTGGTGAAGACGCTGGCCGAGCCGAACCTGACGGCAATCTCCGGCGAGTCCGCGACCTTCATCGCCGGCGGCGAATTTCCCGTCCCCGCTGGCTATTCCTGCGATCCGACGACGCATGTCTGTACGACCTCGATCCAGTACAAGAAGTTCGGCATCTCGCTCAACTTCACGCCGGTGGTTCTGACCGAAGGCCGCATCAGCCTGCGGGTGATGACCGAAGTTTCCGAACTTTCCAACGACAATGCCATCACGCTGAACCAGGCCGGCAATTCGCTCACTGTTCCGTCGATCAAGACCCGCCGCGCCGAAACGACGCTGGAAATACCCTCCGGCGGCTCGATGGCGATGGCCGGCCTGATCCAGGAGCAGACCAAGCAGGCCATCAACGGCTTGCCGGGGCTCGATCAATTGCCGGTGCTGGGCGCGCTGTTCCGCAGCCAGGACTTCGTCAACAACCAGACCGAACTGATGGTTCTTGTGACGCCCTATGTCGTCCGCGCGGTCGCGCAGAAAGAACTGTCGCGGCCCGACGACGGCTTCGCGCCGGCATCCGATTCCCAGTCCACGCTGCTCGGGCGCATCAACCGGATCTACGGGCTCGCCGCCCGCGTCGATCCCGTCGGCGGAATCCAGAGCAATTTCGGCTTCATCATTGATTGA
- the cpaB gene encoding Flp pilus assembly protein CpaB: protein MNIARVVVLIIALAAGGVAAYLARGTEENSRPAAEPVAQLPTVEILVAKSDIGLGQAVKPEDLQWQTWPASAGNNLVNRASRAEAIKEIAGSIARAPFIAGEPIREQKLVRANGSGFMAAILPTGMRAISTEISPETGAGGFILPNDRVDVILSKREKNPDSKGPDVAQSEIILSNIRVLAIDQAPKEKEGVNTLVGRTVTLELKPEQAETLARSRQSGTLSLALRSITDVNATAEGPSEDQVQKRGQSVNVVRYGVANQTTAQK from the coding sequence ATGAATATCGCACGTGTCGTCGTTCTGATCATCGCCTTGGCTGCCGGCGGGGTCGCCGCCTATCTCGCCCGTGGCACGGAAGAAAATTCGCGCCCGGCGGCCGAACCGGTCGCGCAGTTGCCGACGGTGGAAATTCTGGTCGCGAAGTCCGACATCGGGCTCGGCCAGGCGGTCAAGCCCGAAGACCTGCAATGGCAAACCTGGCCGGCTTCCGCCGGCAACAATCTGGTCAACCGCGCCAGCAGGGCCGAGGCCATCAAGGAAATCGCCGGTTCGATCGCACGCGCGCCCTTCATCGCGGGCGAGCCGATCCGTGAGCAGAAGCTGGTCAGGGCCAACGGCTCCGGCTTCATGGCAGCCATCCTGCCGACCGGCATGCGGGCAATCTCGACCGAGATCTCGCCGGAAACCGGCGCCGGCGGCTTCATCCTGCCCAATGATCGCGTCGACGTCATCCTCTCCAAGCGCGAGAAGAATCCGGACAGCAAGGGACCCGACGTAGCCCAGTCTGAAATCATTCTCTCCAATATCCGTGTGCTGGCGATCGATCAGGCGCCGAAGGAAAAAGAGGGCGTCAACACCCTTGTCGGCCGCACCGTCACACTCGAACTGAAGCCCGAGCAGGCCGAGACGCTCGCGCGCTCGCGCCAGAGCGGCACGCTGTCGCTTGCGCTGCGCAGCATCACCGATGTCAACGCGACGGCTGAAGGCCCGTCCGAGGATCAGGTTCAAAAACGAGGTCAGAGCGTCAACGTGGTTCGCTACGGGGTCGCCAATCAAACGACGGCACAGAAGTGA
- the metC gene encoding cystathionine beta-lyase: MSSSNDGSSNPQKPETRLVTAGRDTQGQRGFVNPAVFHGSTVLYPTAEDLHAHRAEFSYGRHGSPTTRALQDVLMSLEGPQCAGVGLAPSGLAAITTTLLSVLSAGDHVLVTDNVYRPTRNFCNGMLARYGVEVSYFDPLLGARIESLFKPNTKAVLVEAPGSQSFEMSDIPAIAEVAHARGALVIDDNTWATPLFHRSLDQGVDISMQAATKYIGGHSDIMFGTISANAKAWPLLAEGIRLLGVCAGPDDVFLALRGTRTLSVRLTQHYRSGLEMARWLATRPEVLSVLHPALESHPGHAIWKRDFTGASGLFSIVLKPVPQKAVDALLDTVKLFGMGFSWGGFESLIIPFDCDPYRTATKWSPGGPTLRLHIGLENVDDLKADLERGFAALKAAV; encoded by the coding sequence ATGAGCTCTTCGAACGACGGATCGTCCAACCCGCAAAAGCCCGAAACCAGACTGGTCACGGCGGGCCGCGACACGCAGGGCCAGAGGGGGTTCGTCAATCCAGCCGTATTCCACGGTTCGACCGTGCTCTATCCGACCGCCGAGGACCTGCACGCCCACCGCGCCGAATTCTCCTACGGCCGTCACGGCTCTCCGACCACGCGGGCGCTGCAGGACGTGCTGATGTCGCTGGAAGGCCCACAATGCGCCGGCGTTGGGCTCGCACCGTCGGGGCTGGCCGCGATCACCACCACCCTGCTTTCGGTGTTGAGCGCCGGCGATCATGTGCTGGTGACCGACAACGTCTATCGGCCGACGCGCAATTTCTGCAACGGCATGCTGGCCCGCTACGGCGTCGAGGTCAGCTATTTCGATCCGCTGCTCGGCGCCAGGATCGAAAGCCTGTTCAAGCCCAACACCAAAGCGGTGCTGGTCGAGGCGCCCGGCTCGCAGTCGTTTGAAATGAGCGACATCCCCGCCATCGCCGAGGTCGCGCATGCGAGGGGCGCGCTCGTCATCGACGACAACACTTGGGCGACGCCGCTATTTCATCGTTCGCTCGACCAGGGCGTCGACATCAGCATGCAGGCCGCCACCAAATATATCGGCGGCCATTCCGACATCATGTTCGGCACGATTTCGGCAAACGCAAAGGCCTGGCCGCTGCTCGCCGAGGGCATCCGCCTGCTTGGCGTCTGCGCCGGTCCCGACGACGTCTTCCTGGCGCTGCGCGGCACCCGCACGCTTTCGGTGCGGCTCACGCAGCATTATCGCTCCGGCCTCGAAATGGCGCGCTGGCTTGCCACCCGCCCCGAAGTCTTGTCGGTCCTGCATCCGGCGCTCGAAAGCCATCCCGGCCACGCGATCTGGAAGCGCGACTTCACCGGCGCCTCCGGCCTGTTCAGCATTGTGTTGAAGCCGGTGCCGCAGAAGGCGGTCGACGCCCTGCTCGACACCGTCAAGCTGTTCGGCATGGGCTTTTCGTGGGGCGGCTTCGAAAGCCTCATCATCCCGTTCGACTGCGATCCCTACCGCACCGCGACCAAATGGTCCCCCGGCGGGCCGACGCTGCGACTCCACATCGGCCTGGAGAATGTCGACGACCTCAAGGCCGATCTCGAGCGCGGCTTTGCGGCGTTGAAGGCCGCCGTCTAG